The genomic interval AAGTATTTTTTAACGTCGGATAAACTTCCCAATAATTTTGCAGCTCATCAATATCTCGGTTGGGAATGTCGCCTAAAAGATGTGCTTCAATATCTTGTAAGTCTTCCGCTTCCTGGCTGTCAATGTATCGAGGGATGTTCAGGTTGTAATCGTTCTTAGTATCAGCAATTTCTGCAATGGGAATTATGCGTGAATACTTTGGTACTTCAATCTGGTTATTAAACGTGTCAACAATCTTGTGGATGTCCTCATCACGCAGGCGGTTCTTATTGCCGTCTTTGATAAAGCCCTTGCTCGCATCGACCATAAATATACCTTTGCGATTTTCAGCGTTTTCTTTATCAATCACAATTAAACATGCGGCAATGCCTGTTCCGTAAAACAAGTTGGGCGGCAAACCAATAATACCTTTAACGTAACCCCTCTGAATAATATTTTTCCGGATGTCCGCTTCGGTATTCCCACGAAACAACACACCCAAAGGCATAACTACACAGCCCTTTCCTTTACTTTTCAATGAACGGATAATGTGCAGTAAAAAAGCATAATCACCGTTCTTCTTGGGCGGAATACCATAGTCTTGAAATCTTCTGTTCATATCGTTAACTGCATCAACACCATTCCCCCACGATTTATAACTAAACGGCGGATTTGCGACTACATAATCGAATGTTTTCAATGATCCGTTGTTGTCTAAGAATAGCGGACTTGCAAGTGTGTTGCCTTGTTTAATACCCAATACATCGGATGCGTGATTATGCAGCACCATATTCATACGCGCAAGCGCTGCGGTGGCAACATCATTCTCCTGTCCGAAGAGTGAAATGTTTTTCTCTGCTTCATCACCGACTTTTAACAATAACGAACCCGATCCGCAAGTTGGATCGTACACTGTGGTAGCTGCACTTGTGTTTTTACTGCTGATACCGATTATTTTTGCAATCACACGGCTTACTTCTGCCGGTGTATAAAACTGTCCCTTACTTTTACCGCTCTCAGTAGCAAAGTGGCGCATTAAGTATTCATAAGCATCTCCAAGAATGTCATCCCCCTCAGCTTTGTTTTTACTGAAGTCGAGTTCCGGATTTTCAAAAATAGCGATCAGATTAGTGAGTTTCTGCACCATATCTTTACCGCTGCCTAACTTATCGGGATTGTCAAAATCAGCTAAATCAATTGTTCCGGTAAGATGGTTTGCCTCCGCAATTTTACCTATGATTTTCTTGTTTATATCCTCGCCAATCGTCGGCTTACCTTTTAGTTTCACCATATCCTTGAAGCTTGCACCTTCAGGTACTGTAATAGGAGCATAATGCACACCCGCGTATTTATCGCTGATGTATTTGATGAACAACATCACTAGCACATAGTCTTTGTACTGGCTTGCATCCATACCACCGCGTAGTTCATCGCAACTTGCCCATAGAGAACTGTATAGTTCGCTTTTTTTAACCGCCATTTATTTTAATTCCGTTCTTGTTCGTTTGATGTTTGAAAATATAACAAAATTATTGGGATTAGCAAAGAGGAAAATAATCATCCGGTCATATACCCAATCCCTATTTAATCCAGACCATATAGTTGAGGGTCTACTTCTTTACTCCTCTTGTAGGCGTTGGGGCGGGTTAGTTATAAGTAAAGGGTAGTTCTAATAATTAATCCGTCAACTGACTCCAGTACGACCAGCGGCATTCTTCATTACCTTTAAATATTGACTTGTAGAGCGAACTGTCAGTTCGCTCATTTGAAGACGAAGTATCACTTCGTCCTACACGCCTCCTAGCTGCCGCCGAGCGCGCATTGTCCATATCCTCCAACCGCTTAAGGAATATTAGATACGACATCTGCTCGATAGCAGTGATAGGGTTGGCTATACCGCCTGACCAAAACTTATCCCACAACGCATCTACTTTACTTTTTAAAATTGGATCGGTTAACATTTGTATTTGCTTTCATCTTTATATTCTTCGACCCCTTTTGTGTTTTCAGTGTTGGTTTTATCGAACCCCTTCGTTTCCCCCTTTTTAAGGGGGAATGTTTTTATGGCATCTTCAATTTTT from Bacteroidota bacterium carries:
- a CDS encoding type I restriction-modification system subunit M N-terminal domain-containing protein, with the translated sequence MLTDPILKSKVDALWDKFWSGGIANPITAIEQMSYLIFLKRLEDMDNARSAAARRRVGRSDTSSSNERTDSSLYKSIFKGNEECRWSYWSQLTD
- a CDS encoding type I restriction-modification system subunit M codes for the protein MAVKKSELYSSLWASCDELRGGMDASQYKDYVLVMLFIKYISDKYAGVHYAPITVPEGASFKDMVKLKGKPTIGEDINKKIIGKIAEANHLTGTIDLADFDNPDKLGSGKDMVQKLTNLIAIFENPELDFSKNKAEGDDILGDAYEYLMRHFATESGKSKGQFYTPAEVSRVIAKIIGISSKNTSAATTVYDPTCGSGSLLLKVGDEAEKNISLFGQENDVATAALARMNMVLHNHASDVLGIKQGNTLASPLFLDNNGSLKTFDYVVANPPFSYKSWGNGVDAVNDMNRRFQDYGIPPKKNGDYAFLLHIIRSLKSKGKGCVVMPLGVLFRGNTEADIRKNIIQRGYVKGIIGLPPNLFYGTGIAACLIVIDKENAENRKGIFMVDASKGFIKDGNKNRLRDEDIHKIVDTFNNQIEVPKYSRIIPIAEIADTKNDYNLNIPRYIDSQEAEDLQDIEAHLLGDIPNRDIDELQNYWEVYPTLKNTLFTASKRANYSALYVAKEEIKNTIFQHPEFTAFSKKMDAVFNKWKNETIAYAKALDPVLSLPKGKPLHPKKEIQVISENLLKHYTDKQLTDKYAMYQHIMDYWAETMQDDMYELTDDGWKAGKEVKRIEKKTKASTGSAQEKAVAVKYVQGIEGLEGRLIPPALIIQEYFVKEQKAIDDLETQAETLTAKMDELREEYGSTGSPQSGGEDGLLANAIDDKGKISKGNLQKAIKELGKRNADNAEEYDMLNQYKKLMDDEAEVQTKIKVTNADLEKKVIAQYPKLSIDEIKSIVVEKKWMRSMEHRIRTEMDNISHRLTQRIKELAERYETPLPQQNKEVKDLEEKVNTHLKKMGFVWK